GGTGGGCTGGATTACGGTGTGGTGGCGTCTGTTTCGCTCCCCGCCTCGTTCGGGGTAGTTCTTTCCTCCACTTCGCTGCGCCCCTCATGCCCGACACACCCGTTACTGAGGTTTCTCCCGCCCGCGACACGGCGCCCATCACCTTGCAGCCGCTGACGCTGCTGGATCCCTTTCGCTGGCTTGCACGTGGCGCACACGATTTGAAGGCCGCGCCCGGCATCGCAGTGTTTTACGGCCTGTGTTTTTGGTTCATGGCCTTGGTGCTGGGGTGGGTGTTTCGCACCAAACCGGAGTACACCATGTCAATTGCCAGCGGCTGCTTGCTGCTGGGCCCCTTTTTGGCGATGGGCCTGTACGACACCAGCCGCAGGCGTGAAGCCGGGCTGGCGCCGCAGTTAAGCGAATCCCTGACCTGCTGGGACAGCCACATGGGCAGCATGGGCATGCTGGTGCTTGTGCTGGTGGTGCTGGAGCTGCTCTGGGGGCGAGCATCGCTGGTGGTGTTTGCGGTGTTCTTCAACACAGGTATGCCTTCGACCACCGGGGTTTTGCAAGCGGTGTTCAACCCCGAAAACTGGAGTTTTGTAGCGGTGTATGCCGTGGTGGGCGGGGTGTTTGCTGCCCTGGTGTTTTCTACCTCGGTGGTGTCTATTCCGATGATTCTGGACCGCGACACCGACGCACTGACCGCAGGCATCACCAGCATGCGCGTGGTGCTGGAGAACCCCTTGGCCATGGTGCTGTGGGGCGCCTTGATCACTGTTTTGGTGGCGGCATCGCTGTGGGCGGGCAGCGTGGCCTTGGTGCTGATTGGGCCCTTGCTGGGGCATGCCAGCTGGCACGCTTACCGGGCGGCGGTGCAACGCTTGCCAGCCGATGCGAACGCGGCGCAAGAGCCGGTTTGAGGCTCAGCGCGCGGGGCTAGGCATGTCCTGCACAACTCCCTGCGGTCTGAGATAGCGCGGCGTCGGACGGTTCGCTGCGTTGCTTTTCTCGTCAATAGCCCGGCTATTGGCTGCCAAAAGACGCCTTGCGCCCCATCTCGATCCGCACTACCACCGCCTCGCGAGGGTTATGCAGAACATCCCTAGCTGTTACAGTGCCCCTCTACTTCAGAAAGCAAACACCTTGGCAACACCTAACTACGGATACGAAAAACGCCAGCGCGAACTCGCTAAGAAACAAAAGAAAGAAGAGAAGCTGAGAGCCAAAACACAGCGCCGGCCTGACGATCCGCACGCTGGGCCAGATGCTGGTGACCAGGCCGCTCAAGCGCCTTCTGCACCCGCGGACCCTGCGTCCAGTTAATGGCGGGCATTCATGGCTTGGCTGATGTCTCACTCAGAAGCCTCGCAATGGAATGACCCACTCAAGAGCCCGTGCGCTGCCTTTTTCAAAAAAAGGCAGCGCACGGGCTCTTTGTTTTTGCTTGTCAGTGCCTGCCCGTGGCTCTCAGCGCAGCAGCTTTTTTAGCTCTGGCCACACATTGGCCAGCATCTGCGGGTGGGCCTCGGCCTTGGGGTGGATGCGGTCGGCCTGAAACAAGCGCGTAGGGTCTGCGCCATCGGCCACCCCTTTGAGAAAGAACGGCACCACCGCCGCCTTGTTCGCCTTGGCCACCCCTTCAAACACCGCTGCAAAGCGGTTGGCATAGTCGGTGCCGTAGTTGGGCGGCACCTGCATGCCAATCAGCAGCACCTTGGCCCCGGCTTTTTGGGCTGACTGGGCCATGAAGCCCAGGTTGTCTTTCGTGTTTTGCAGCGGCAGGCCACGCAGCGCGTCGTTGCCGCCCAGCTCAATCACCACTTGGCTGGGCTGGTGCTGTTGCAGCAGCGCGGTAATGCGCGAGCGGCCGCCCGAGGTGGTCTCACCGCTCACACTGGCATTGATGACCCTGGCGTTGATCTTCTCTTGCGCCAATTGCTTTTCCAGCAGGGCAACCCACCCGGTGCCGCGTGCCAGGCCGTATTCCGCACTCAATGAGTCTCCCACCACCAAAATCACGGCGGGCTTGCCTGCAGCCGCCTGGGCGGTGCCTTGGGCAAACCCCCCCGGGCTGGAAATCCCCATGGCAAGGGCGGAGGCTGTGGTCAGGATAAAGTGACGCCGATGCAGATTGCGAATCAAAGTAAAGAGCCTTTCATGTCCGAATCCCCCTCATCGCCCGTGACACCCATTATTGCGGTGGAGCATGTGTTCAAGTCGGTGACGGATTCCACCGGCACGCTCGACATTTTGCGGGATATTGATTTCCGCCTGGCGCCCAGGGAAACCGCCGCCATCGTGGGCGCTTCGGGTTCGGGCAAGAGCACCTTGCTGTCCATCATTGCCGGGCTAGACACCCCCACGCGGGGCACCGTGCGGCTGGATGGCCATGACCTGTTCGCGCTGAACGAGGACGACCGTGCCGCGCTGCGGGCGCAAAAGGTGGGGTTCGTCTTCCAGAGCTTTCAACTCATGGGCAACCTCACGGCGCTGGAGAACGTGATGCTGCCGCTGGAGCTGGCCGAGCGCCGCGATGCCCGCAAGGCCGCCACCGAGATGCTTCAGCGCGTGGGCCTGGGGCAACGGCTGGGGCACTACCCCAAGGTGCTCTCGGGCGGTGAGCAGCAGCGCGTGGCCTTGGCCCGTGCGTTTGTCGTGCAACCGGCCTTGCTGCTGGCCGACGAACCCACGGGCAGCCTGGACTTCGCCACGGGCGAATCCATCATGCAGCTGATGTTTGAGCTCAACCGCGAGCAGGGCACGACACTGGTGTTGGTGACCCACGACCGGGGGATTGCCGCGCAGTGCGAGCGGCGGATCACCATCGACGCTGGGCGGGTGGTTGAGGATTAAGTTCAAGGAAAAATAGCTGCTCGCGCTTATTGAATAAGCGCGAGCAGCTATTTAATTGATAGCAATCATAGGCCTCTGAGCACGGCCCTTGGCAGTTTCTCTGCCTGCGCCTTGGGGGCCAAGCGTCTCAAGTTGGAGATTCGTTTCATAAAGATGCCAAGCATCGCCGCCATGCTGCGTTGCGCATCCTCGCGATAGCGACGGCTATCGCTGTGGTTTGCGCCTTGCCTGATGACGATTTCGACCTCTTTATTTCATTAACGAACTTCCAACTCGGGACACTGGCGGCCGCGCAACGATAATCCCTGCATGTCCTCCCCCAAAGTTCTTTTCGGCTTTCACGCCGTGGGTGTGCGCCTGAAGACGGCGCCCCAATCCATCATCGAGATTTATTACGAGTCCACCCGCCGCGACGCACGCATGCGGCAGTTTCTGGACCGTGCCAAGGAAGCCGGTGCCCGCCTGATCGAAGCCGACAGCGTGCGCATCGCCAAGCTCGCGGGCAGCCACGGCCACCAGGGCGTGGCTGCACGGGTGGAACCCGTGGCGCAGGTCACCTCGCTGGACGAGCTGCTGGAGAACCTGGAAGCCGCAGGCATAGAGCAGCCCCTGCTGCTGGTGCTGGACGGCGTGACCGACCCGCACAACCTGGGTGCCTGTCTGCGCGTGGCCGATGGCGCGGGCGCCCATGCCGTCATCGCCCCCAAGGACCATGCCGTGGGCATCAATGCCACGGTGGCCAAGGTGGCCAGCGGGGCTGCAGAGACCATGCCTTACTTCATGGTCACCAACCTGGCGCGCACGCTGGGTGAACTCAAGGAGCGCAACATCTGGTGCATTGGCACCAGTGACGATGCGCCCAAGACCGTGTACCAGGTCGACCTCAAGGGCCCTGTGGCCCTGGTGCTGGGGGCCGAGGGCGACGGCATGCGCCAGCTCACCCGCAAGACCTGCGATGAACTGGTCAGCATCCCCATGAAGGGGGCGGTGGAGAGCCTGAACGTGTCCGTGGCCAGCGGGGTGTGCCTGTACGAAGCGCTGCGCCAGCGATCACTTTGATGTGACGGTGGGGCAGGGCGACAAGGGCGACGCCACTGCAGGCCGCCAGCAGCGCGGGGCGTGCCTGCCCCCCTGTCCTGCAACCCCTGTTCACTATCTTTCACATTGTGTGGGTTGCGTAACGAATTGTCGCCTAGTCGACTCTCATTCGTTGATCTTCTGGTTAACCTGAGTGGTTTTGCACTATCCGGGCTAACTGCATATGAGTCGTCGTCACTTTCTTTTGCGAGCCACCCAAGCTGTGGCTGCCGCGGGTTTGCCCGCATGGTCCCACTCCGTTCTGGCGGCAGAAGAGGCCCTGTCTGCCAAGCATGTCACCCTGGGTTGCTCCATTGCCCTCACCGGCCCGTTGGGCATTGCGGGCTCTGAGCAAGTGGCAGGCATGAAAGCCGCCTTTGCCGAGGTGAACGCCGCAGGTGGCGTGCATGGCCGCGAAATTCGCCTGGATGTGAAGGACGACGCCTATGTGGCCAGCCGCACTGCGCAGAACGTGACGGGCATGCTGGAAGCACAGTCCATCTTTGCCCTGATTTCGCCCCTGGGCACCGCCAACACGGCTGCCATTTTGCCCATGGTGGAAAGCAAGGGTATTCCCACCGTGGGGCCGGTGACGGGCGCTACCTCGCTGCGCTCGGCTGACCAGCGCAACGTGTTTTTCCTGCGCCCAAGCTACCGCGAAGAATCCCTGCGCCTGGTCAAGCAGGTGGTGGAAATGGGCCTCAAGCGCATTGCCGTGGTGTATTTGGACAACCCCTTTGGCAAGGAAGTGCTCAAGGACATGTCCAAGGCGCTGGACGATGCCAAGGTGGAACGTTCGGGTGAATTTGCCCTGGCGGTCGATGGCAAAAATGCGGCCGAGCTGGCCGACAAAGTGGCTGCAGACCGCCCCGGCGCGGTGCTGCTGGCCACCACAGGCACCGCCAACACAGCCTTTGTGCTGGCGTTTCGATCCAAGGCCCAGGGCGTGCCATTGGCCGGGCTGTCCGTCGCTGTGGTGTCGTCTGAGCTGCCCAAGTTGGCTGCCGCCACCCGTGGGTTGGCGCTGGTGCAGGTGTTCCCAGACGCCAAATCGCAAAAATCGGTCGTAGTGCGCAAGTTCCAGTCCACGATGAAGGCCACGGGAGCAAACCCTGATCACCTCAACAGCACCAGCAGCCTGGAAGGCTGGCTGAATGCGCAAGTGATGATCGAGGGCCTGAAGAACGCAGGCAAGGAACCCACCCGAGATCGCCTGCGCAGCGGCCTGGCGAACATCCGTGCGCTGTCGTTTGGCGACTTCAGCGTGGGCTTTGGGGGCAAGGCGCCTTTTGTGGGCTCTGACGCGCTGTACCTGGCCGTCTACGCAGAAAACGCCCGCCGCATCAGCTAAGCCCGTTGCAGCCACTGGCCAATCTGGCCGTCAAGCCAGTGGCAGGTTTGGCTGCAGGGCTTGGCTTAGCTCGTCGTGCAGCGCCACCACGGCCTGCACCTCGGGGTGCACCGAGCCGCTGCCCACATCGCCCAGCCAGCGGCAAGCGGCGTATGCCTGGGCTTTTTGGTCGTATGCCTGCGTCCAGGCGGTGCGCTGGGGCATGGCTTCGGCCCGCACCGGCCACACGCCTGGGCGGGGACGCATGGGGCTGTCTATGCCCATGCGCCAAGGTTTGCCGCTCACACGGGCACGAAAGCAATGCTGGTTGTTGCACATGCGCACGTACATTGGGTCGGCCTGCACCTGGGCAAAAAAGGCCTGCACCAGGCCATCGGTAGGCTCAGCCAGGGTGTGTGTGACCAGCAAGCGCAGGCCAGCGGGTGTGCGGTAAAGCCGCAGGTTCCAATCTGGGTGCTCGGCCACAAAGGCTTGGAGCTTTTTGCGGGCCAAGGCCTCATGCCCACCTTGATAGCCAATCCACAACCGGTACAGTGCCTGGGCCGCAGTCGCCGACACAAGAGCGCCCAGCACCACGGCCATCAGCCAAACCCAGCCGCCCACGTAGGCTCGGGTGGTGGCTACGACGGCGAGCGTCAGCAGCGCAAACATCACCCAGGCCAGTCGCGCAGGCACTTGGGTGGCAAAGTCCACATCGGCAAACACCACATCCGGCGTATTCAGGCAATGTGCGCCATAGGCATTGCGGGTGATGACGGTGCTGCCATGGCGCGCCAGCACTTCTTCGCGGATGGGCAGGCCCTGCGCGCCGTTGTAGGCCTGCTTGCGCTCGCGCCGCGCCACGGTGTGGCCCGCCCGCAAGTCCGCCATGGCCTGCGCGGCCCGTGCATCGGCCATCGCTTGCGCGTCGGCCTCGCTGGTGTCAGACCATCCCCAGCGGCGCACTGTGGCTTGGCGCTTGCCGTGGGGCTGTTGCAGGCGGGCTTCAGCCCAAAAATCAGGGACGATCATGGAGTGCGGCGCCAGAGTATGAGAGGACGCTGGTTGCTACACCCAGCCCAGCGCACCCAGCAGCGCACCAGCCCCCAGCATCCACAGCAAATGGAGCTTGGTGCGCCACACCAGCAGGGCGGCCATGGCGGTCAGGGCCCACAACGGCCAGTTGTGCAGTGACGAGCCCTGGGTGCGCGTAAGCACCCAGGCGGTGGCCAGCAGCAAACCAATCACCACCGGCGCCATGCCTTGTTTAAAGGCCCGCACGCTGCGCCGGTTGCGATTGCGGTGGCCCCAGCGCGTGGCCTGCCAGGTCAGCACGCTGCTGGGCAACATCACGCCCACCATGCACACCACAATGCCCAGCAGGCCCAGGGCCCAGCCCATCATGCCCGGACCGCCTGCGTTCAGGCCCACGTTCCAACCCAACAAGGCGATGAACAGCACATTGGGGCCAGGCGCGGCCTGCGCAATGGCGATGGAGGTGTTGAACTGCGTGTCGGTGAGCCAGGCGTTGCGGTCCACCAAAAAGCGGTGCATGTCTGGCGCTGTGCTAATGGCCCCCCCCACGGCCAGCAACGACAGAGACAGGTAGTACATGAACAGGTGAAACCAGTCGAGCGCAGACAGCGCGGCCATGGCGGGTGCGGTGGATGTCATGGGGTGAGCTTTCTCCAGGTCAACACACAGGCCAGCAAGCCCACGGTGGGCAGTGTCCAGAACAGGGGCCAGCGCAGCACCGCCATGGCCACCACCGTGAGGGCCGCCAACCCCACGCACACCCACAAGCCCAGGGGATGCTTTTTCAGCGTGGACGAGAGCTTCAGGCCCATGCCTGCAATCAGCCCCGCCGCCACCGCGCCCATGCCGCGCAACGCGCCTGCCACCGCAGGGTGATCGGCAAACTGCGCATAGACCACGGCCAGGGCCAGCACTAGCACCATCGGAAACGCCAGCATGCCCGCC
This Acidovorax sp. 106 DNA region includes the following protein-coding sequences:
- a CDS encoding ABC transporter substrate-binding protein, producing the protein MPAWSHSVLAAEEALSAKHVTLGCSIALTGPLGIAGSEQVAGMKAAFAEVNAAGGVHGREIRLDVKDDAYVASRTAQNVTGMLEAQSIFALISPLGTANTAAILPMVESKGIPTVGPVTGATSLRSADQRNVFFLRPSYREESLRLVKQVVEMGLKRIAVVYLDNPFGKEVLKDMSKALDDAKVERSGEFALAVDGKNAAELADKVAADRPGAVLLATTGTANTAFVLAFRSKAQGVPLAGLSVAVVSSELPKLAAATRGLALVQVFPDAKSQKSVVVRKFQSTMKATGANPDHLNSTSSLEGWLNAQVMIEGLKNAGKEPTRDRLRSGLANIRALSFGDFSVGFGGKAPFVGSDALYLAVYAENARRIS
- a CDS encoding DUF2189 domain-containing protein yields the protein MPDTPVTEVSPARDTAPITLQPLTLLDPFRWLARGAHDLKAAPGIAVFYGLCFWFMALVLGWVFRTKPEYTMSIASGCLLLGPFLAMGLYDTSRRREAGLAPQLSESLTCWDSHMGSMGMLVLVLVVLELLWGRASLVVFAVFFNTGMPSTTGVLQAVFNPENWSFVAVYAVVGGVFAALVFSTSVVSIPMILDRDTDALTAGITSMRVVLENPLAMVLWGALITVLVAASLWAGSVALVLIGPLLGHASWHAYRAAVQRLPADANAAQEPV
- a CDS encoding ABC transporter ATP-binding protein; the encoded protein is MSESPSSPVTPIIAVEHVFKSVTDSTGTLDILRDIDFRLAPRETAAIVGASGSGKSTLLSIIAGLDTPTRGTVRLDGHDLFALNEDDRAALRAQKVGFVFQSFQLMGNLTALENVMLPLELAERRDARKAATEMLQRVGLGQRLGHYPKVLSGGEQQRVALARAFVVQPALLLADEPTGSLDFATGESIMQLMFELNREQGTTLVLVTHDRGIAAQCERRITIDAGRVVED
- a CDS encoding chromate transporter yields the protein MTSTAPAMAALSALDWFHLFMYYLSLSLLAVGGAISTAPDMHRFLVDRNAWLTDTQFNTSIAIAQAAPGPNVLFIALLGWNVGLNAGGPGMMGWALGLLGIVVCMVGVMLPSSVLTWQATRWGHRNRNRRSVRAFKQGMAPVVIGLLLATAWVLTRTQGSSLHNWPLWALTAMAALLVWRTKLHLLWMLGAGALLGALGWV
- a CDS encoding arylesterase, which translates into the protein MGISSPGGFAQGTAQAAAGKPAVILVVGDSLSAEYGLARGTGWVALLEKQLAQEKINARVINASVSGETTSGGRSRITALLQQHQPSQVVIELGGNDALRGLPLQNTKDNLGFMAQSAQKAGAKVLLIGMQVPPNYGTDYANRFAAVFEGVAKANKAAVVPFFLKGVADGADPTRLFQADRIHPKAEAHPQMLANVWPELKKLLR
- the rlmB gene encoding 23S rRNA (guanosine(2251)-2'-O)-methyltransferase RlmB, with product MSSPKVLFGFHAVGVRLKTAPQSIIEIYYESTRRDARMRQFLDRAKEAGARLIEADSVRIAKLAGSHGHQGVAARVEPVAQVTSLDELLENLEAAGIEQPLLLVLDGVTDPHNLGACLRVADGAGAHAVIAPKDHAVGINATVAKVASGAAETMPYFMVTNLARTLGELKERNIWCIGTSDDAPKTVYQVDLKGPVALVLGAEGDGMRQLTRKTCDELVSIPMKGAVESLNVSVASGVCLYEALRQRSL
- a CDS encoding chromate transporter, with product MTEAADASARPQPRNCSDLFWSFTWLALQGFGGVLAVVQRELVDKKRWMTNEEFVEDWAVAQIMPGPNVVNLSIMIGERYFGWRGALAALAGMLAFPMVLVLALAVVYAQFADHPAVAGALRGMGAVAAGLIAGMGLKLSSTLKKHPLGLWVCVGLAALTVVAMAVLRWPLFWTLPTVGLLACVLTWRKLTP